The following coding sequences are from one Neurospora crassa OR74A linkage group I, whole genome shotgun sequence window:
- the ro-6 gene encoding cytoplasmic dynein 1 intermediate chain 2, with the protein MQQRRDEILAKKAKLAELKRQRELRATQVNARLSIGSASDIVSPTPGRAESRREIETLIQSLVGESRPVSVSTGANSPRLHGSRPNSVISAGETSISPSEYATPALGPILASSNQTTQVLSTTLTTVYECPPSPVKEVFTYSKGVQTTDDWVPQPKPRRYSDSEIDEPPASPTKTRVSRRLRDREEELRENIRKEIEQELKAAKELVIDGVYKPSAAANFPTRNLTDEELNAVTQSDDFMDFIDKSTKVIEKALDQEYDILTDYTLGVNDVDEEDEQNGNTGGKGRRKVKELAQFYDERWSKKRMISSIDFSPKFSELLLASYTKNPSAPHDPDGIVQVWNMHLHDRPEFVFHAQSDILTAKFSPFHPNLIIGGAYSGQVLLWDTRARSAPVQKTPLTGSGHTHPVYCIDIIGTQNANNIISCSTDGHMCGWSIDMLAQPQENLTLIAPHPSRTEDMSPTCMAFPQADPTFFLVGTEEGSIYPCHRYDRAGAKAGVDARVSYRGHAAPVMAVDFHPARGVVDLGDLVLSASLDWSVKLWKARAPAATSTVVTTGGGINVPGQEHNGVQPLIDFVREDVVYDVAWSPVKPGVFSLVDGAGWLELWDITVETEEPVARISPSPRKDGRPMLSKSLNKVKWERTEGKRLATGGIDGTVTMFEVGPDLGGKEDLKNEEWQSVKKLVQKAEHMISLKEAQEK; encoded by the exons ATGCAGCAACGTCGGGATGAGATCCTCGCCAAGAAGGCGAAGCTCGCCGAGCTGAAGCGCCAGCGAGAGCTCCGTGCTACTCAGGTTAATGCCCGCTTGAGCATAGGAAGCGCAAGCGAT ATAGTCAGCCCAACGCCCGGTAGGGCAGAAAGCCGTCGTGAGATCGAAACTCTGATCCAAAGCCTGGTTGGCGAAAGCAGACCCGTATCAGTCTCAACCGGCGCAAATTCTCCCCGCCTCCATGGAAGTCGACCCAACAGCGTAATAAGCGCCGGGGAAACTAGTATCTCGCCCTCGGAATATGCTACGCCAGCTCTCGGCCCCATACTCGCTTCTTCAAATCAGACCACGCAGGTCCTTTCCACGACTCTCACGACTGTTTACGAATGCCCACCGTCGCCAGTAAAGGAAGTGTTTACGTACAGCAAAGGAGTACAAACTACGGACGATTGGGTGCCCCAGCCAAAGCCCCGTAGATATTCGGACTCGGAAATCGACGAACCGCCTGCATCGCCCACTAAGACTAGGGTTAGCAGGAGGTTACGGGATCGCGAAGAAGAGTTACGCGAGAACATAAGAAAGGAGATCGAGCAGGAGCTGAAAGCGGCCAAGGAACTCGTCATAGATGGAGTGTACAAGCCATCTGCCGCGGCCAACTTTCCCACGAGGAATCTCACCGACGAAGAGCTGAACGCCGTTACGCAATCCGACGACTTTATGGACTTTATCGATAAGTCAACCAAGGTTATCGAAAAGGCACTCGACCAGGAATACGATATTTTGACGGACTATACCCTCGGCGTAAACGATgtcgatgaagaagacgaacAGAACGGGAACACGGGCGGGAAGGGTCGGCGGAAGGTGAAGGAATTGGCCCAGTTCTATGACGAGCGGTGGTCCAAGAAGCGCATGATCAGCTCCATTGACTTCTCGCCCAAGTTCAGTGAACTACTCCTGGCATCATACACCAAGAACCCCTCGGCACCCCATGACCCAGATGGAATCGTGCAGGTCTGGAATATGCATTTGCACGATAGGCCCGAGTTTGTGTTCCATGCGCAATCCGACATCTTAACGGCCAAGTTTTCTCCTTTTCACCCTAACCTGATTATTGGCGGAGCCTACAGCGGACAAGTTCTGCTCTGGGACACGCGCGCTAGGTCAGCTCCCGTACAAAAGACGCCCCTGACAGGTTCCGGACACACACATCCTGTTTACTGTATCGATATCATTGGCACGCAGaacgccaacaacatcataTCATGCTCAACAGATGGCCACATGTGCGGCTGGAGTATCGACATGCTCGCCCAGCCTCAAGAGAATCTTACACTTATTGccccccatccatccaggaCTGAAGACATGAGTCCCACGTGTATGGCGTTCCCGCAGGCCGACCCGACTTTCTTCCTGGTTGGTACGGAAGAGGGGTCCATCTACCCGTGCCATCGATACGATCGCGCCGGTGCCAAGGCTGGTGTAGATGCTCGCGTCAGTTATAGGGGCCATGCTGCTCCCGTTATGGCAGTTGACTTCCATCCCGCACGGGGTGTTGTCGACTTGGGGGATCTCGTACTGTCTGCTAGCTTGGATTGGAGCGTCAAACTCTGGAAGGCGCGCGCTCCTGCGGCAACGTCTACGGTTGTGACAACGGGTGGCGGTATCAACGTACCCGGTCAAGAGCATAACGGCGTCCAACCACTGATAGACTTTGTGCGCGAGGATGTCGTTTATGATGTGGCTTGGTCACCAGTAAAGCCTGGTGTGTTCAGCTTGGTTGACGGCGCAGGCTGGCTTGAGCTGTGGGATATCACCGTGGAGACTGAGGAGCCCGTTGCACGCATTTCTCCTAGCCCACGCAAAGATGGACGACCAATGCTGAGCAAGAGCTTGAACAAGGTCAAGTGGGAGCGTACTGAGGGCAAGCGATTGGCCACTGGCGGTATCGACGGCACGGTCACCATGTTCGAAGTTGGTCCGGATCTGGGTGGAAAGGAGGATTTGAAGAATGAGGAATGGCAGAGTGTGAAGAAGCTGGTGCAAAAGGCCGAGCATATGATTTCACTGAAAGAAGCGCAGGAGAAGTAG
- the mig-9 gene encoding pyridoxal reductase has protein sequence MPQLVGKEVGPTGFGLMGFTWRPNPVPQEQAFATMRAALSHGLNFWNGGEFYGQPPYNSPILLERYFSLYPEDADKVVLSIKGCGGVDGMHPDGSATEVRRSLDTVIQQLNGRKKLDIFEAARRDPKVDMEETFGVMQEYIDKGLLGGISLSEVSAETIHKAVKITKVVCVEVELSLFATEVLDNGVAAACKEYGIPLIAYSPLGRGILTGQIKSRDDLSTFPMLLHFPRFSEENFDINIQLVRQVEEMAKKKGCTPAQLAISWTRCLSRRPGMPEIIPIPGATTVERVNENAVFVELTDQEMDEIDATLAKFDVKGARYPDWIPTDT, from the exons ATGCCTCAACTCGTCGGAAAAGAAGTCGGGCCAACAGGCTTCGGCCTCATGG GCTTCACCTGGCGCCCCAACCCCGTTCCCCAGGAGCAAGCCTTCGCTACCATGCGCGCCGCCCTCTCGCACGGCCTCAACTTCTGGAACGGCGGCGAATTCTACGGGCAACCCCCGTACAACTCGCCCATCCTTCTCGAGCGCTACTTTTCCCTCTACCCAGAAGACGCCGACAAAGTCGTCCTCTCCATCAAAGGCTGTGGCGGCGTCGACGGGATGCACCCCGACGGATCCGCGACCGAAGTCCGCCGATCTTTGGATACCGTAATCCAGCAGTTGAACGGACGCAAAAAGTTGGATATCTTTGAGGCTGCCAGACGTGATCCGAAGGTGGACATGGAGGAGACGTTTGGGGTTATGCAGGAGTATATCGACAAGGGATTGTTGGGGGGAATCAGTTTGAGTGAGGTCAGCGCGGAGACAATTCACAAGGCGGTCAAGATTACGAAGGTGGTGTGTGTGGAGGTCGAGCTGAGTTTGTTTGCAACGGAGGTCTTGGACAATGGGGTGGCGGCGGCTTGTAAGGAGTATGGCATTCCGTTGATTGCTTATAGTCCTTTGGGAAGAGGG ATCCTAACCGGCCAGATCAAATCGCGTGACGATCTTTCAACGTTCCCAATGTTGCTTCACTTCCCCCGCTTCTCCGAGGAGAACTtcgacatcaacatccaGCTTGTCCGCCAGGTTGAGGAgatggccaagaagaagggttgcACGCCCGCGCAGTTAGCCATTTCTTGGACAAGGTGCCTGTCGCGCCGGCCGGGCATGCCAGAgatcatccccatccccggCGCTACGACGGTGGAGCGGGTCAACGAGAACGCTGTGTTCGTGGAGCTGACGGATCAGGAGATGGACGAGATTGATGCGACGCTGGCAAAGTTCGACGTCAAGGGTGCGAGGTACCCTGACTGGATTCCTACCGATACGTAA